In a genomic window of Sutcliffiella sp. FSL R7-0096:
- a CDS encoding protease modulator HflC, with protein sequence MSDQNIINLEKKKPDVQWRTVIRGGLVGVVVLVVLGIILANVFVVKEGEYKVVRQFGEVVKIVDEPGLSFKTPFIQSVTTVPKYQMLYDEASAEINTRDKKRMLIDNYVVWRVEDPQLMISNLASLVNAETKMSEFVFSVVRTELGQLNYDDIINDEKSSRGSLNDRVTERVNQLLARDNYGIVVTDVRMRRTDLPPENEDAVFTRMISERQSTAQEYLSRGDADKNRIMANTDREVREILAKAEADADTIRGQGEGEAAKIYNDTFSKDAEFYELYRTLESYKKTIDGETVIVLPSDSPYAKLLMGGME encoded by the coding sequence ATGAGTGATCAGAACATCATCAACCTCGAAAAGAAAAAGCCTGATGTACAATGGAGGACAGTTATCCGAGGAGGATTAGTCGGAGTAGTAGTTCTTGTAGTCCTTGGAATCATTCTAGCCAATGTGTTTGTTGTTAAAGAAGGCGAATATAAGGTGGTCAGACAGTTTGGAGAAGTAGTCAAAATTGTTGATGAGCCTGGATTGAGTTTTAAAACCCCATTTATCCAATCTGTGACGACTGTCCCTAAGTACCAGATGCTATATGATGAAGCAAGTGCAGAAATAAACACTCGCGACAAAAAGCGGATGCTTATCGATAACTATGTGGTTTGGCGAGTGGAAGATCCACAACTGATGATCAGCAATCTTGCAAGTCTTGTGAACGCCGAAACAAAAATGTCTGAATTTGTTTTCTCTGTCGTCAGAACAGAGCTTGGTCAATTAAATTATGATGATATCATCAATGATGAAAAATCTTCTAGGGGAAGTCTGAACGATCGAGTTACGGAAAGAGTGAATCAACTGCTAGCAAGAGATAATTACGGGATCGTTGTGACAGATGTACGTATGAGAAGAACCGATCTGCCACCAGAAAATGAAGATGCTGTATTCACACGAATGATTTCCGAACGTCAATCGACTGCCCAAGAATATCTTTCTCGTGGGGATGCTGACAAAAACAGAATCATGGCCAATACTGATCGTGAAGTAAGGGAAATCCTTGCTAAAGCGGAAGCCGATGCTGATACCATACGTGGGCAAGGTGAAGGGGAAGCGGCTAAAATTTATAATGACACGTTCTCCAAGGATGCAGAATTCTATGAGCTATACCGTACTCTCGAATCCTATAAAAAGACCATAGACGGTGAAACGGTCATTGTCCTACCATCAGATTCCCCATATGCCAAACTGCTAATGGGCGGAATGGAATAA